One Bacillus sp. FJAT-45350 genomic window carries:
- a CDS encoding HAD family hydrolase translates to MIKAVIFDCDGLLIDTETPWYWANKELYQQYDIDLPLELYAKCIGNPTFEDFHPYEYLKEKGQLKIETKELQKKAGAIHKRIMSTQELRQGVIDYLEEAKKLGVKIGLASSSNEAWVLNLLNRFDILGYFDTICTGDMVERAKPYPDLYEAALKNLQVNKHEAIAFEDSVNGLLAAKAAGLSCVIVPNEATSVLTFENHDFQIESMSDMSLKEIFNEIDVNGE, encoded by the coding sequence ATGATAAAGGCAGTAATTTTTGATTGTGATGGGTTATTAATTGATACCGAAACACCATGGTACTGGGCTAATAAGGAGTTGTATCAGCAGTATGATATAGACCTTCCATTAGAATTATATGCAAAGTGTATTGGTAATCCAACATTTGAAGACTTTCATCCGTATGAATATTTGAAAGAAAAAGGGCAACTAAAAATAGAAACAAAAGAGTTGCAGAAAAAAGCAGGAGCAATTCATAAACGAATTATGAGTACACAAGAATTACGTCAGGGAGTAATCGATTATTTAGAGGAAGCAAAGAAATTGGGAGTCAAAATTGGATTAGCGTCAAGTTCAAATGAAGCATGGGTTTTAAACTTGCTGAATCGGTTTGATATTCTAGGTTATTTCGATACGATCTGTACGGGAGATATGGTAGAGAGAGCCAAGCCTTATCCTGATTTATATGAAGCTGCTCTAAAAAATTTACAGGTTAATAAGCATGAGGCAATAGCTTTTGAAGATTCGGTAAATGGATTACTGGCAGCGAAAGCAGCAGGTTTGTCGTGTGTCATTGTTCCAAATGAAGCAACATCAGTTCTTACTTTTGAAAATCATGACTTTCAAATAGAATCGATGTCAGATATGTCATTGAAAGAAATTTTTAATGAAATAGATGTGAATGGAGAATAG
- the ssb gene encoding single-stranded DNA-binding protein, translated as MINRVVLVGRLTKDPELKYTPNGVAVANFTLAVNRPFANQQGEREADFINCIIWRKQAENVANYLRKGSLAGLEGRIQTRSFDDSNGQRQFRVEVVGDSVQFLEPRNASGNQGSDQFRGAPAPMNQGQGGYGGQQQNQNRNQSRLNDDPFANDGNPIDISDDDLPF; from the coding sequence ATGATTAACCGTGTCGTTCTTGTAGGACGCTTGACTAAAGATCCAGAGCTAAAGTATACGCCAAATGGTGTAGCTGTTGCCAACTTTACACTTGCTGTTAACCGTCCTTTCGCAAACCAACAAGGTGAGCGTGAGGCAGACTTCATCAATTGCATAATTTGGAGAAAACAGGCTGAAAATGTAGCTAATTACTTACGTAAAGGAAGTTTAGCTGGACTTGAAGGTCGAATCCAAACGCGTAGCTTTGATGATAGTAACGGTCAGCGTCAATTTAGAGTTGAAGTAGTAGGGGATAGTGTTCAATTTCTTGAACCTAGAAACGCAAGTGGTAATCAAGGCTCAGATCAATTCAGAGGTGCACCTGCACCAATGAATCAAGGTCAAGGTGGCTACGGAGGTCAACAGCAAAATCAGAATCGCAACCAATCTCGTTTAAATGATGATCCATTTGCTAATGATGGTAACCCAATCGACATCTCTGATGACGACTTACCATTTTAG
- the dnaB gene encoding replicative DNA helicase: MSDLFADRTPPQNIEAEQAVLGAIFLEDQALVTASERLSPEDFYRAAHQRIYQVMIELAEKGEPVDLVTVTSELQDHKWLDDIGGVSYLSDLANSVPTAANIDYYSQIVEEKSLLRRLIRVATNIAADGYASEDEVATILDEAEKTILDVAHRKNSGAFVSIKDVLVETYDKIEMLQNQTGDITGIPSGFVELDRMTAGFQRNDLIIVAARPSVGKTAFALNISQNVATKTDENVAIFSLEMGASQLVQRMLCAEGNIDAQKMRTGKLDPEDWQKLTMAMGSLSKAGIYIDDTPGIRVNDIRAKCRRLKQEKGLGMIMIDYLQLIQGNGKSGENRQQEVSEISRSLKSLARELSVPVIALSQLSRGVESRQDKRPMMSDIRESGSIEQDADIVAFLYRDDYYDKETENQNIIEIIIAKQRNGPVGTVELAFVKEYNKFVNLDRRFDEKSMPPGA; this comes from the coding sequence ATGAGTGATTTATTTGCAGATCGTACCCCACCACAAAATATTGAGGCAGAACAAGCAGTGTTAGGGGCAATTTTCTTAGAGGATCAAGCGTTAGTCACAGCATCTGAGCGTCTCTCTCCTGAGGATTTTTACCGTGCAGCTCATCAACGAATTTATCAAGTTATGATTGAACTTGCTGAAAAGGGAGAGCCGGTCGATCTTGTTACTGTGACATCTGAGCTACAAGACCATAAATGGCTAGATGATATCGGGGGAGTTTCCTATTTAAGTGATTTGGCAAATTCAGTACCAACAGCAGCAAACATAGATTACTATAGTCAAATTGTAGAGGAAAAATCATTATTACGTCGTTTAATTCGAGTTGCTACTAATATAGCAGCAGACGGTTATGCTAGTGAAGATGAAGTTGCAACAATATTAGATGAAGCGGAAAAAACAATATTAGATGTAGCCCATAGAAAAAATTCCGGAGCCTTTGTTTCGATTAAAGATGTACTTGTTGAAACGTACGACAAAATTGAAATGCTTCAAAATCAAACGGGTGATATAACGGGTATACCATCAGGTTTCGTTGAGCTAGATCGAATGACAGCTGGTTTCCAGAGAAATGACCTAATTATTGTGGCTGCCAGACCGTCAGTAGGTAAGACAGCATTTGCCCTTAATATTTCACAAAATGTCGCAACGAAAACGGATGAAAATGTAGCTATTTTTAGTTTAGAGATGGGTGCTAGTCAGCTAGTTCAGCGTATGCTTTGTGCTGAGGGTAATATTGATGCTCAGAAGATGAGAACAGGAAAGCTAGATCCTGAGGATTGGCAAAAGCTAACGATGGCAATGGGGAGTCTCTCAAAGGCTGGCATTTATATTGATGACACACCAGGTATCCGAGTTAATGATATTCGAGCTAAATGTCGGCGTTTAAAGCAAGAAAAAGGCCTTGGAATGATTATGATTGATTACTTACAGTTAATTCAAGGAAACGGAAAAAGTGGAGAAAATCGTCAACAGGAAGTATCAGAAATTTCTCGTTCCCTTAAATCGTTAGCTAGAGAATTAAGTGTTCCTGTTATTGCTCTTTCCCAGTTATCTCGTGGAGTTGAGTCGAGACAGGACAAACGTCCAATGATGAGTGATATTCGTGAGTCAGGGAGTATTGAGCAGGATGCGGATATCGTTGCTTTCTTATATCGTGATGATTACTATGATAAGGAAACGGAAAACCAAAATATTATTGAAATCATTATTGCAAAACAACGTAATGGTCCTGTAGGGACAGTGGAGCTTGCCTTTGTAAAAGAATACAATAAATTCGTGAATCTCGATAGGCGTTTTGACGAGAAAAGTATGCCGCCTGGAGCATAA
- a CDS encoding adenylosuccinate synthase, whose translation MSSVVVVGTQWGDEGKGKITDYLSEKAEVVARYQGGNNAGHTIVFGGTKYKLHLIPSGIFYKDKVCVIGNGMVIDPKALVTELAYLHERNVDTSNLRISNRAHVILPYHLKLDIVEEERKGDNKIGTTKKGIGPAYMDKAARMGIRIADLLDKEDFEQKLERNLVEKNRMFEKYYEVEGFTKEEILEEYYEYGQQIAKYVTDTSVVLNDALDDGRRVLFEGAQGVMLDIDQGTYPFVTSSNPIAGGVTIGSGVGPSKINHVVGVSKAYTTRVGDGPFPTELHDEIGDQIREIGNEYGTTTGRPRRVGWFDSVVVRHARRVSGITDLSLNSIDVLTGIKKLRICTAYKYKGEVIEHFPASLKVLAECEPVFEELPGWDEDITGVKSLDELPENARHYLERISQLTGIPLSIFSVGPDRNQTNLIRGVFS comes from the coding sequence ATGTCATCAGTTGTTGTTGTAGGTACCCAGTGGGGGGACGAAGGGAAAGGGAAAATTACCGATTACCTTTCAGAGAAGGCAGAAGTAGTAGCACGTTACCAAGGTGGTAATAATGCTGGTCATACGATTGTTTTTGGTGGAACAAAATATAAGTTGCATTTAATTCCTTCTGGGATTTTTTATAAAGATAAAGTTTGTGTAATTGGAAATGGTATGGTTATTGACCCGAAAGCTCTTGTAACAGAGTTAGCTTATTTACATGAGCGCAATGTTGATACAAGTAATCTTCGTATTAGTAACAGAGCACACGTAATCCTACCTTATCATTTGAAGTTAGATATCGTAGAAGAAGAGCGTAAAGGTGATAACAAAATCGGTACAACGAAAAAAGGTATCGGGCCTGCCTATATGGATAAAGCTGCTCGTATGGGTATTCGTATTGCTGATTTACTAGATAAAGAAGATTTTGAACAAAAGTTAGAGCGTAATCTTGTTGAAAAAAACCGTATGTTTGAAAAGTATTATGAAGTAGAAGGATTTACGAAAGAAGAAATACTTGAAGAGTACTATGAATACGGACAACAAATTGCAAAATACGTGACTGATACATCAGTTGTGTTAAATGATGCTCTTGATGATGGTCGTCGTGTTCTTTTTGAAGGTGCACAAGGTGTTATGCTAGATATTGACCAAGGTACATATCCATTCGTTACTTCTTCAAACCCAATTGCTGGTGGAGTAACAATTGGTTCAGGTGTAGGTCCTTCAAAAATTAACCATGTTGTAGGAGTTTCAAAAGCTTATACAACGCGTGTTGGTGATGGACCATTCCCAACTGAGTTACATGATGAGATCGGTGACCAAATTCGTGAAATAGGAAACGAATATGGTACGACTACAGGTCGCCCACGTCGAGTAGGTTGGTTTGATAGTGTGGTTGTTCGTCATGCTCGTCGTGTAAGTGGAATCACAGATCTTTCTTTAAATTCAATTGATGTGTTAACTGGAATTAAGAAATTAAGAATTTGTACTGCATATAAATATAAAGGTGAAGTAATCGAGCATTTCCCAGCAAGCTTAAAAGTACTTGCTGAGTGTGAGCCTGTATTTGAAGAGCTTCCTGGGTGGGATGAAGACATTACTGGAGTAAAATCACTGGACGAGCTTCCGGAAAATGCTCGTCATTATTTAGAGCGCATTTCTCAACTAACAGGAATTCCTTTATCAATTTTCTCTGTAGGTCCAGATAGAAACCAAACGAATCTAATTCGGGGTGTATTCTCGTAA
- a CDS encoding YybS family protein — protein sequence MNRTRTLTEGAILAALFAVILFLTLYVPLIGGLVVWFLPLPFIIYTIRHGLKPSFMLWIATLFVSFIIGGIVVLPLALFFGSGGIVVGELYRRKKNAFVILLGGSLTYIVNLLLSFVISILVFGIHPLYTIQEMMTQSIKTAEQMLSGLGQESTEQLEPMYEMVERLMYLGPVMIILVGITYALIIQLISNVVVKRLGHDIQTFPAFRDWQFPKSFIWYYLIASIFIIVGMEEGSTMYIVVWNLFPILDIVMIVQGLAFIFYYCYAKGISKGIPITIAIVGLFLPFVLYIVKILGIIDLGFDLRKRLESHKK from the coding sequence GTGAATAGAACAAGGACGCTAACAGAAGGAGCTATACTGGCTGCTCTGTTTGCAGTAATTTTATTTTTGACATTGTACGTTCCGCTAATTGGAGGACTTGTTGTATGGTTTTTGCCATTGCCGTTTATTATTTATACGATTCGTCATGGGTTAAAGCCAAGTTTTATGTTATGGATAGCTACATTATTTGTTAGCTTTATTATTGGTGGAATTGTCGTCCTACCATTAGCTCTTTTCTTTGGTAGTGGAGGTATTGTTGTAGGTGAACTGTATAGAAGAAAAAAGAATGCTTTTGTTATTCTTTTAGGTGGAAGCCTTACATACATTGTTAATTTGTTACTATCTTTTGTAATAAGTATTTTAGTGTTTGGAATTCACCCACTTTATACAATTCAAGAGATGATGACTCAATCAATTAAGACAGCAGAGCAAATGCTAAGCGGACTTGGACAAGAGTCGACTGAGCAACTTGAACCGATGTATGAAATGGTTGAACGTTTAATGTACCTAGGGCCTGTTATGATAATTTTAGTTGGGATTACATACGCTCTAATAATCCAATTAATTTCGAATGTAGTTGTGAAGAGATTAGGTCATGATATTCAAACATTCCCAGCTTTCCGTGATTGGCAGTTTCCAAAATCGTTTATTTGGTATTACTTGATTGCATCAATCTTTATCATTGTTGGAATGGAAGAAGGTTCAACAATGTACATTGTTGTGTGGAATCTATTCCCTATCTTAGATATAGTCATGATTGTTCAAGGTTTGGCATTCATTTTTTATTATTGCTATGCAAAGGGAATAAGCAAGGGAATACCGATTACTATTGCTATTGTTGGTTTATTTTTACCTTTTGTCCTTTATATTGTAAAGATATTAGGTATAATTGACTTAGGGTTCGATCTAAGGAAACGGTTAGAAAGTCATAAGAAATAG
- a CDS encoding DHH family phosphoesterase, producing MPKFLMTRWHGSHVIVLFAVSLVFITILTFYRWEIGVIGLFLLGIVFIYTKRAKDSFEQNLEEYVSTLSYRVDKAGDEAVNKMPVGMILYNEEFIIQWANPYMNSFLSEELIGKSLSEFSEQVSSFIKSDNEEQLVTIDDQYYHISVVKDERLIYFFNVTDTEKTKELYEEEQTAIALIYLDNYDEVTQGMEDQVRSKLISQVTSALNNWASEYGVFLRRTSSDRFLAVLNQRSLHLIEETKFDILDQIREATGKEKIPITLSVGIGAGEPSLRELGALAQSSLDLALGRGGDQVAIKQKNGKVRFYGGKSNAMEKRTRVRSRVISHALRDFVVESDRVIIMGHKNPDMDSIGAAIGVLKIAEVNEKEGYVVLDPNDINPDVQKLMEEIELHDSLWSKFITPEQALEELSEQTLLVVVDTHRPSLVIEPRLLDRVERVVVLDHHRRGEEFIEDPVLVYMEPYASSTAELVTELLEYQPKQLKMDILEATALMAGIIVDTKSFAIRTGARTFDAASFLRSKGADTILVQKLLKEDIQHYVKRSRLIENATLYHGGVAIAKGKENDTYSQVLIAQAADTLLTMNEVVASFVISYRKDKRVSISARSLGEVNVQLIMEKLNGGGHLTNAATQIEGVTIEEAEDLLIEIIDSYFEGGN from the coding sequence ATGCCAAAGTTCTTAATGACAAGGTGGCATGGATCTCACGTCATTGTCTTGTTTGCAGTGTCGTTAGTATTTATAACCATTTTAACCTTTTATCGATGGGAAATCGGAGTAATTGGCCTATTTTTATTAGGAATAGTTTTTATTTATACAAAGAGGGCAAAGGATTCATTTGAACAGAATTTAGAGGAGTATGTTTCCACTCTTTCCTATCGTGTAGACAAAGCAGGGGATGAAGCAGTTAATAAAATGCCTGTCGGGATGATACTTTATAACGAAGAATTTATTATCCAGTGGGCAAATCCTTATATGAATTCATTTCTTTCAGAAGAGCTCATAGGGAAAAGCCTGTCAGAGTTCTCGGAACAGGTTAGTTCATTTATTAAAAGCGACAATGAAGAGCAATTAGTTACAATTGATGACCAATATTATCACATCTCGGTTGTCAAAGATGAGAGACTTATTTATTTCTTTAATGTTACAGATACGGAAAAAACAAAAGAGCTTTATGAAGAAGAGCAAACAGCGATTGCACTCATTTATTTAGATAATTATGATGAAGTAACGCAAGGAATGGAAGACCAGGTTCGAAGCAAGTTAATTAGCCAAGTGACATCAGCGCTAAATAATTGGGCTAGTGAGTATGGAGTGTTTCTACGACGAACATCATCAGACCGGTTTTTGGCAGTATTGAATCAACGTTCTTTACACTTAATTGAAGAAACAAAATTTGATATCCTTGATCAAATTCGTGAAGCAACAGGAAAAGAGAAAATACCAATTACATTAAGTGTTGGGATAGGGGCTGGTGAACCGTCACTACGAGAGTTAGGTGCCCTTGCCCAGTCTAGCTTAGATTTGGCACTTGGCCGTGGTGGAGATCAAGTGGCGATTAAGCAGAAGAACGGTAAGGTCCGTTTCTATGGAGGAAAATCAAATGCGATGGAGAAAAGGACAAGAGTCCGTTCTCGCGTGATATCCCATGCTTTGCGTGATTTTGTTGTAGAAAGTGACCGAGTAATTATAATGGGTCACAAAAATCCTGATATGGATTCTATTGGTGCAGCTATTGGTGTGCTGAAAATAGCGGAAGTTAATGAGAAAGAAGGCTATGTCGTTCTAGACCCAAATGATATTAATCCAGATGTTCAGAAATTGATGGAAGAAATCGAGTTACATGATAGCTTATGGTCAAAATTTATTACACCTGAGCAGGCTCTAGAAGAATTATCAGAACAAACACTTTTAGTAGTTGTCGATACTCATCGACCTTCGTTAGTTATTGAACCAAGGTTACTTGACCGAGTAGAACGAGTCGTTGTACTTGATCATCATAGACGTGGCGAGGAATTCATAGAAGATCCTGTTCTTGTTTATATGGAGCCTTATGCTTCCTCTACAGCCGAGCTCGTTACGGAACTTTTAGAGTATCAACCGAAGCAATTAAAAATGGATATTCTAGAAGCTACAGCTTTAATGGCAGGAATAATCGTCGATACAAAATCCTTTGCTATACGTACAGGGGCTCGAACTTTTGATGCTGCGTCCTTCTTACGTTCCAAAGGCGCAGACACAATACTAGTACAAAAATTATTAAAAGAAGATATCCAGCATTATGTAAAACGTTCTAGACTAATTGAAAATGCAACACTTTATCATGGCGGAGTTGCGATTGCAAAAGGAAAAGAAAATGATACATATAGCCAAGTCTTAATTGCCCAGGCAGCAGATACGTTACTTACAATGAATGAAGTCGTTGCTTCATTTGTTATATCCTATCGGAAAGATAAGCGTGTAAGTATAAGCGCTCGCTCATTAGGAGAAGTAAATGTCCAATTAATTATGGAAAAATTAAATGGCGGTGGGCATCTTACAAATGCTGCTACTCAAATAGAAGGTGTAACAATTGAGGAAGCTGAAGATTTATTAATAGAAATAATAGATTCATATTTCGAAGGGGGAAACTAA
- the rplI gene encoding 50S ribosomal protein L9: MKVIFQQDVKGKGKKGEVKNVSEGYARNYLLPNKLAVEATQGNIKSLDNQKKSEQKKEQEELEVAKKYKEELESLTIEVKAKSGEGGRLFGAVSTKQIAETLSKMKKKVDKRKIMLDDPIRALGYTNVPIKIHPEVIATVKVHVVEE; the protein is encoded by the coding sequence ATGAAGGTTATTTTTCAGCAAGACGTTAAAGGTAAGGGTAAAAAGGGAGAAGTTAAAAATGTATCAGAAGGATATGCTCGTAACTATCTGTTACCAAACAAATTAGCGGTTGAAGCTACACAAGGGAATATAAAGAGTTTAGATAATCAAAAGAAAAGTGAGCAAAAGAAAGAACAAGAAGAACTTGAAGTTGCAAAAAAGTACAAAGAAGAGCTTGAAAGCCTTACAATAGAAGTTAAAGCAAAGTCTGGTGAAGGTGGTCGTCTATTCGGTGCAGTATCTACAAAACAAATTGCTGAGACATTAAGTAAGATGAAGAAAAAGGTAGATAAGCGTAAGATTATGTTAGACGATCCAATTCGTGCATTAGGATATACAAATGTACCAATTAAGATTCACCCAGAGGTAATTGCTACAGTGAAAGTTCATGTTGTTGAAGAATAA
- the rpsR gene encoding 30S ribosomal protein S18, with the protein MARRGRGPKRRKVCYFTVNKITKIDYKDTDLLKKFVSERGKILPRRVTGTSAKYQRQLTTAIKRARQIALLPYVNEVN; encoded by the coding sequence ATGGCTCGTAGAGGACGTGGACCAAAACGCCGTAAAGTTTGTTACTTTACAGTAAATAAAATCACGAAAATTGATTATAAAGATACAGATCTTCTTAAGAAATTCGTTTCAGAACGTGGAAAGATTCTTCCTCGTCGTGTAACTGGAACTTCAGCTAAGTATCAACGTCAATTAACTACAGCAATTAAGCGCGCTCGTCAAATCGCTTTATTGCCTTACGTTAATGAAGTTAACTAA
- a CDS encoding GNAT family N-acetyltransferase has product MSIRLEKLTEQDGQSLFAFEKQNRSFFETMVPSRGDEYYIYENFERGLKALVEEQLEGTSLFYLIKDESNLILGRMNVVDIEKEDQSGSIGYRIGEAFLKKGIASKALAILLHEAKEHKIKQLYAKTTIENVGSQKVLEKNGFLQIGKVDSNGITFIQYELSSN; this is encoded by the coding sequence TTGAGTATTAGATTAGAAAAATTAACAGAACAAGATGGGCAATCTTTGTTTGCTTTTGAAAAGCAGAATCGAAGTTTTTTTGAAACAATGGTACCAAGTCGGGGAGATGAGTACTATATATACGAAAACTTTGAAAGGGGGTTGAAAGCTTTAGTAGAGGAGCAACTCGAAGGAACATCTTTATTTTACTTAATAAAAGATGAGTCGAATTTAATTCTTGGTCGAATGAATGTTGTAGATATTGAAAAAGAAGACCAGTCTGGTTCGATTGGATATCGTATCGGTGAAGCATTCTTAAAAAAAGGGATTGCATCTAAAGCACTAGCAATTTTGTTGCATGAAGCAAAAGAGCATAAAATCAAACAATTGTATGCAAAGACAACAATCGAAAATGTTGGATCCCAGAAAGTATTAGAAAAGAACGGATTTTTACAAATTGGTAAAGTTGATTCGAATGGAATTACATTCATTCAGTATGAATTAAGTTCAAACTAG
- a CDS encoding acetamidase/formamidase family protein — protein MGKKYFLEPSNETLHGSFSKDYVPILTINSGDSVQYKTVDIGWGYATEDGHKVQYQSRENETAWGHPVIGPIAIQHAKPGMTLEVKINDLVPSWYGWNCAGGTKAWHNEKLGLSNEKRIQLDWKLDSKLMIGSCSYRDKTFSVTLTPFMGVMGTAPSEPGVHSTTPPRYCGGNIDCRELVRGSSLFLPVAIEGALFSVGDGHAAQGDGEVSGQAIECPMEVVDLTFKLRDDMNLKMPRAHTPSSWVTFGFHEDLNEATIIALEEMLDLIQTLYNVDKQEAAALASVVVDLRITQIVNGIKGVHAVLPHGSIR, from the coding sequence ATGGGAAAGAAATATTTTCTTGAGCCAAGTAACGAAACGCTACATGGGTCTTTTAGTAAGGATTATGTTCCAATACTAACAATTAACTCTGGAGATTCAGTACAATATAAAACTGTTGATATCGGTTGGGGGTATGCAACGGAAGATGGTCATAAGGTGCAGTATCAATCAAGGGAGAACGAAACTGCATGGGGTCATCCTGTAATCGGTCCAATTGCAATACAGCATGCTAAGCCAGGTATGACATTAGAAGTAAAGATAAATGATCTTGTTCCTAGCTGGTATGGATGGAATTGTGCTGGGGGAACAAAAGCATGGCATAATGAGAAGCTTGGGCTATCAAATGAGAAGAGAATCCAGCTTGATTGGAAGCTAGATAGTAAACTAATGATAGGTTCTTGTAGTTACAGGGATAAAACCTTTTCTGTAACTCTTACGCCATTTATGGGTGTAATGGGTACGGCTCCAAGTGAACCAGGTGTACATTCAACTACCCCACCTAGATACTGTGGTGGAAACATCGATTGTAGGGAGCTAGTGAGAGGGAGTAGCTTATTTTTGCCAGTTGCTATAGAGGGAGCACTTTTTTCTGTTGGGGATGGCCATGCAGCACAAGGAGATGGAGAAGTATCAGGTCAAGCGATTGAATGTCCAATGGAAGTAGTAGATTTAACGTTTAAACTACGAGATGACATGAACCTTAAGATGCCTAGGGCTCATACCCCATCTAGTTGGGTTACATTCGGTTTCCATGAAGACTTGAACGAAGCGACCATTATTGCACTAGAAGAAATGCTAGATTTAATCCAAACCCTATACAATGTAGATAAACAAGAAGCAGCAGCTCTAGCAAGTGTTGTTGTTGATTTGCGGATAACACAAATAGTTAACGGTATAAAAGGAGTACATGCTGTATTACCACATGGTTCGATCCGTTAA
- a CDS encoding peptidoglycan DD-metalloendopeptidase family protein, which yields MILAKKNDRFNRIKKYKSLFSQIKSTAKSFLVHTSQKSKAVLGVAVCSALLVASPVVEATDHASSTLDTIYHVFVNGERIGSIHDKEEFELLAEEKIAELKKEFSSLQLVIGEEVELIPERVFRARTKTEETMEKLAETLTVKAEAVALEVEGEALLFVPEIEIAEEVLRALKLQYVAEEQLEAIEEEQQLEEQLEPGERMVRDVQLSAGVSIVEGLAVPEDVLSVSEAVKQLNLGTLEEQLYEVQPGDVLGSIASKHELTIDGILSLNTAITEDTLLQIGQEINVTAYEPLVTVLVEEIATIEEEIPFQTETKEDSSLWKGDTKVTQEGKPGKRVVSYELKKENGKTIQRAITHEEVIVEPVNRIVVKGTKESPSRGTGNLAWPAVGGYISSYQGMRWGRMHRGIDIARPSNYNILAADNGTVTAAGWRNGYGNSITINHNNGIETFYAHLNSIDVSVGDTVGQGQKIGVMGQTGNSTGIHLHFEVFKSGKLENPMDYLNR from the coding sequence ATGATTCTCGCAAAAAAGAATGATAGATTTAATCGTATAAAAAAATATAAGTCACTGTTTTCACAAATAAAAAGTACTGCTAAGAGTTTCTTAGTACATACTTCACAAAAATCAAAAGCTGTTCTAGGTGTAGCAGTTTGTTCAGCTCTACTAGTAGCATCTCCAGTAGTAGAGGCGACTGATCATGCTTCGTCAACATTAGATACTATTTATCATGTATTTGTAAATGGAGAGCGGATTGGAAGTATTCATGATAAAGAGGAGTTTGAGCTATTAGCTGAAGAAAAGATTGCTGAATTGAAAAAAGAATTCTCATCTTTGCAACTAGTTATAGGTGAAGAAGTAGAGCTAATTCCAGAACGTGTTTTTCGTGCTCGAACAAAAACTGAAGAAACGATGGAGAAGCTAGCTGAAACTTTGACTGTAAAAGCAGAGGCAGTTGCATTAGAGGTAGAGGGAGAAGCACTTCTTTTTGTACCTGAAATTGAAATTGCTGAGGAAGTTTTACGTGCATTAAAGCTACAATATGTTGCTGAAGAACAACTTGAGGCAATTGAAGAAGAGCAACAACTAGAAGAACAACTAGAGCCTGGGGAAAGAATGGTACGTGATGTACAGCTTTCTGCTGGTGTTTCAATTGTCGAAGGACTAGCTGTACCAGAAGATGTATTAAGTGTAAGCGAAGCTGTAAAGCAATTAAATTTAGGAACACTAGAAGAACAGCTATACGAAGTTCAACCAGGAGATGTACTTGGTTCAATTGCAAGCAAGCACGAATTAACAATCGATGGAATTCTTTCATTAAATACAGCTATTACAGAGGATACATTACTTCAGATAGGACAAGAGATAAATGTAACTGCTTATGAGCCACTTGTTACAGTTCTAGTAGAAGAGATAGCAACTATTGAAGAAGAAATTCCGTTCCAAACAGAAACGAAAGAAGATTCATCTCTATGGAAGGGCGATACGAAAGTAACTCAAGAAGGAAAGCCAGGGAAACGAGTAGTAAGCTATGAACTTAAAAAGGAAAATGGAAAGACAATTCAGCGAGCAATTACACATGAAGAAGTTATTGTCGAACCAGTAAATCGAATTGTAGTTAAAGGAACGAAGGAATCTCCATCGAGAGGAACAGGAAATTTAGCTTGGCCAGCAGTTGGCGGCTACATCTCTAGTTACCAAGGTATGCGCTGGGGGAGAATGCATAGAGGAATTGATATAGCTAGACCTAGTAACTACAACATTCTAGCAGCTGACAATGGTACAGTTACAGCGGCAGGTTGGAGAAATGGTTATGGTAATTCAATTACCATCAATCATAATAATGGTATAGAAACGTTCTATGCACATTTAAACTCAATTGATGTAAGTGTAGGAGATACAGTAGGTCAAGGACAAAAGATAGGCGTCATGGGGCAAACCGGAAACTCAACTGGAATCCATCTTCACTTCGAAGTATTTAAAAGTGGTAAACTAGAAAATCCAATGGACTATCTTAATAGATAA